One segment of Primulina tabacum isolate GXHZ01 chromosome 14, ASM2559414v2, whole genome shotgun sequence DNA contains the following:
- the LOC142525010 gene encoding uncharacterized protein LOC142525010 has translation MTVDKVKIVQEKLKAAQDRQKSWTDLQRRPVEFNVGEKAYVKVSPMRGVVRFSKAGKLNPRYVGPFVILEKVGTLACRLALPPNMSRIHNVFHVSQLWRYISDPSHVLEVEPLLIEGNLGEELKYEEVPIRIVDTKEQVLRRRIIPYVKVQWSNHTEREATWEVEEKMRKDYPYLFGDQANSSFEDETSHKEGGM, from the coding sequence ATGACCGTTGACAAGGTTAAGATCGTTCAGGAAAagctcaaggcagctcaagatcgaCAGAAGAGCTGGACAGATCTTCAAAGAAGGCCTGTAGAGTTCAATGTGGGCGAGAAGGCTTATGTGAAAGTCTCGCCTATGAGAGGAGTTGTCCGATTCAGTAAAGCTGGAAAACTGAACCCTCGATATGTGGGACCTTTTGTAATCTTGGAAAAAGTGGGCACGCTAGCATGCAGGCTGGCACTGCCACCAAACATGTCGAGGATccacaacgtgttccacgtgTCCCAATTGTGGAGGTACATTTCAGACCCGAGTCATGTATTAGAGGTAGAACCACTCTTGATCGAAGGGAACTTGGGAGAAGAACtgaaatacgaagaagtccccATTAGAATCGTGGACACCAAGGAACAAGTTCTTAGGCGACGTATCATCCCCTACGTCAAAGTGCAGTGGTCTAACCATACTGagcgagaagcaacttgggaagtgGAAGAGAAAATGCGAAAGGATTACCCCTACCTATTTGGAGACCAAGCCAACtccagtttcgaggacgaaacttcccataaggagggagggatgtaa
- the LOC142525011 gene encoding uncharacterized protein LOC142525011, with protein sequence MAIATIVATTLQGLMNPNANQPPPPPPQHGVKYHYESLRKNRCPTFSGAADPKVSQSWLKGVETQLRLLEVPDALKVDVMVPFLEDRASKWWEAISPSMTAAGPITWQRFKEAFLKQFYPAEVRLQKLSEFENFSQAPDMSVMEYTSQFNVLGSYAPAIMADEVLKLHRFKKGLNSRIQSALAVYQPANFSDLMGAAIRAETDIQRMEKEFKNKRPMSSQSQHNGQTFKRPNQSAGPSKCPLPATNYQAIKPCPTCHLRHLGECRRASGVCFGCGKSGHRIAECPTAVNRPTGPNRGTGPNTGACSSKPKEDKPNARVFAITQEEADDANDVVSGMDWLAKNNAIVDCKGKKVKLITPNQEEVVYQGKSKERKSLLSASQAWKTMKSGENIYLAMVSEVRGEVELKLEDIPIVREFPDVFTEELSGTVPNREVEFEIDLVPGAAPISKAPYRMAPAELKELKEQLQELLDKRQIRPSVSPWGAPVLFVKKKDGSMRLCIDYRELNKITIKNRYPLPRIDDLFDQLKGAAVFSKLDLRTCYHQLKVMTEDIPKTAFRTRYGHYEFTVMPFGLTNAPAAFMDIMNRVFKPFLDQCIVVFIDDILVYSPDETSHEEHLHLALQTLRENKLYAKFSKCEFWLRSVSFLGHVISREGVLVDPRKVEAITEWPRPKNATDIRSFLRLAGYYRKFVEGFSSIAVPLTKLTQKNAKFTWSEDCEKSFQRLKEKLSSTPVLILPAENKDFTIYSDASKDGLGCVLMQEGRVIAYASR encoded by the exons ATGGCCATAGCCACGATAGTGGCAACGACACTGCAAGGGTTAATGAACCCGAATGCCAAtcaaccaccaccacctccaccgcAGCACGGAGTCAAGTACCACTATGAGTCACTGCGCAAGAACAGGTGCCCAACTTTCAGTGGCGCTGCCGACCCCAAAGTTAGCCAGAGTTGGCTAAAAGGCGTGGAGACTCAATTGCGACTGTTGGAAGTCCCGGATGCACTGAAAGTGGATGTGATGGTGCCCTTCCTGGAAGATCGAGCAAGCAAGTGGTGGGAAGCAATCTCGCCATCCATGACAGCTGCAGGACCAATCACGTGGCAACGTTTTAAGGAAGCTTTCCTGAAACAGTTTTATCCAGCCGAGGTCAGACTGCAGAAACTgagtgagtttgaaaatttCAGTCAAGCCCCAGACATGTCAGTTATGGAATACACCTCCCAGTTCAACGTCTTAGGATCTTATGCTCCGGCAATCATGGCGGACGAAGTTCTGAAATTGCACCGCTTTAAGAAAGGGTTGAACAGCAGGATCCAATCAGCTCTAGCAGTCTACCAACCTGCAAATTTTTCAGACCTGATGGGCGCAGCTATCCGAGCTGAAACTGATATCCAGCGCATGGAGAAGGAATTTAAGAACAAGAGGCCTATGAGTAGTCAATCCCAACATAACGGTCAGACTTTCAAGAGGCCTAACCAGTCTGCTGGACCATCAAAATGCCCTTTGCCTGCCACAAACTACCAAGCCATCAAGCCTTGCCCAACGTGCCACTTACGACACCTGGGAGAGTGTCGTAGAGCGAGCGGTGTCTGCTTTGGATGTGGGAAATCAGGGCACAGAATTGCAGAATGTCCTACCGCCGTCAACCGACCAACAGGGCCGAATAGaggaactgggccaaatacaGGAGCATGCTCTAGTAAACCAAAGGAGGACAAACCAAATGCCAGGGTGTTTGCAATAACGCAAGAGGAGGCAGACGACGCGAACGATGTCGTGTCAG ggatggattggttagccaagaacAATGCCATAGTAGATTGTAAGGGGAAGAAAGTCAAACTCATAACTCCGAACCAGGAGGAAGTCGTGTATCAAGGTAAATCCAAGGAACGGAAATCACTACTTTCCGCATCTCAAGCTTGGAAAACCATGAAATCCGGAGAAAACATCTACCTAGCAATGGTCAGTGAAGTAAGAGGAGAAGTCGAGCTGAAACTGGAGGACATCCCGATAGTGAGAGAATTTCCAGATGTTTTTACAGAAGAACTCTCGGGGACGGTCCCAAACCGCGAAGTGGAGTTCGAGATCGACCTGGTTCCCGGTGCTGCTccaatctctaaagcaccttacagaatggcaccagccgAACTCAAGGAATTAAAagaacaactccaagaattgctagataaAAGACAGATTCGACCGAGTGTGtccccgtggggagctccagtactcttcgtgaagaagaaagacgggagtatgagattgtgcatcgactacagagaattgaacaagatcacaatcaagaacaggtaccctctacctcggatagacgatctgtttgatcagcttaaaggagccgccgtcttttctaaactggatctgaggacatgttatcaccagctgaaggtcaTGACTGAAGATATCCCCAAGACAGCctttcgaaccaggtatgggcattatgaattcacagtgatgccttttggtctgaccaacgCACCGGCAGCATTTATGGATATTATGAACCGAGTATTCAAGCCATTCCTGGATCAGTGCatagtggtattcatcgacgatatcctCGTCTATTCTCCTGACGAGACGAGCCATGAAGAACATCTTCACCTTGCTCTGCAGACCTTAAGAGAGAATAAGCTCTATGctaagttcagtaagtgtgaattctggctaagGAGTGTGTCATTTCTAGGACACGTAATCTCGAGAGAAGGAGTGTTAGTGGATCCAAGAAAAGTAGAGGCAATTACTGAGTGGCCGagacctaagaacgccaccgacATCAGAAGCTTTCTTAGATTGGCAGGTTACTACCGGAAGTTTGTCGAAGGGTTCTCCTCGATAGCCGTGCCACTGACAaaactcacacagaagaatgctaaattcaccTGGAGTGAGGATTGCGAGAAGAGTTTCCAGAGACTGAAAGAGAAACTCTCGTCCACACCAGTGTTGATCTTGCCAGCAGAGAATAAGGATTTCACTATCTACAGTGACGCCTCTAAGGACGGTCTAGGTTGCGTACTaatgcaagagggaagagtgattgcctacgcatcaaggtag